A genomic region of Raphanus sativus cultivar WK10039 chromosome 6, ASM80110v3, whole genome shotgun sequence contains the following coding sequences:
- the LOC108805617 gene encoding membrane steroid-binding protein 2, translating to MVVELWETVKETITAYTGLSPAAFFTVLALAFAVYQVVSGFFVSPEEHRPRSTEDYPQPEPLPPPVQLGEITEEELKQYDGSDPKNPLLMAIKGQIYDVSQSRMFYGPGGPYALFAGKDASRALAKMSFEESDLTGDISGLGPFELDALQDWEYKFMSKYVKVGTIQKSDGEGKESTTDSEPATNTGEEAPAVTHGETSASIEEKTEETTEKKDVANGDAAKED from the exons ATGGTGGTTGAACTATGGGAGACGGTCAAGGAAACAATCACAGCTTACACCGGACTCTCTCCGGCTGCCTTTTTCACCGTCTTGGCTCTCGCTTTCGCCGTCTACCAAGTCGTCTCCGGTTTCTTCGTCTCCCCCGAGGAACACCGTCCTCGTTCAACGGAGGATTACCCTCAGCCTGAGCCCCTTCCGCCTCCGGTTCAGCTCGGAGAAATCACGGAGGAGGAGCTCAAGCAGTACGACGGCTCCGATCCCAAAAACCCCCTTCTCATGGCCATCAAAGGCCAGATCTACGATGTTTCCCAGAGCAG GATGTTCTATGGACCAGGTGGACCATACGCTCTGTTTGCGGGGAAAGATGCGAGCCGAGCTCTTGCTAAGATGTCCTTTGAGGAATCCGATTTGACCGGAGACATCTCGGGACTAGGTCCATTTGAGCTAGATGCGTTACAAGACTGGGAGTACAAGTTCATGAGCAAGTATGTCAAAGTCGGGACCATTCAGAAGAGTGATGGAGAAGGCAAAGAAAGTACCACAGACTCGGAACCTGCTACAAACACCGGGGAAGAAGCTCCCGCGGTTACCCACGGTGAGACTTCTGCAAGCATAGAAGAGAAAACGGAAGAAACCACGGAGAAGAAGGATGTTGCAAATGGTGATGCTGCAAAGGAGGACTAA
- the LOC108811755 gene encoding LOW QUALITY PROTEIN: F-box/LRR-repeat protein At3g48880 (The sequence of the model RefSeq protein was modified relative to this genomic sequence to represent the inferred CDS: inserted 2 bases in 1 codon; deleted 3 bases in 2 codons; substituted 1 base at 1 genomic stop codon), giving the protein MLKKSIHFLFRCPVLKRLVLPAWNRIKKTGICKAIRIWKDLESLTMPSIANPPYLLAEIAKNCKNFKELKIMGGPFEIFFAYTLITCLPNLKTLSLRCSAIKREALIIILDGNISHSXEYSVWQPQQRVIVRXLDEVILEKASRLKRFLICMEHETCVMCQRTENDEGIVTWYMFEEDEWKVDEVSSLYL; this is encoded by the exons ATGCTAAAAAAGAGTATCCATTTTCTTTTTAGGTGTCCAGTGTTGAAACGACTCGTCTTACCAGCTTGGAACAGAATAAAGAAGACTGGGATATGTAAAGCCATAAGGATATGGAAAGATCTCGAGTCACTAACAATGCCTAGCATCGCAAACCCTCCTTACCTCTTAGCAGAGATCGCCAAGAACTGCAAGAACTTCAAGGAGTTAAAGATCATGGGT GGTCCGTTCGAGATCTTCTTTGCATACACCCTCATCACTTGCCTCCCTAACCTCAAAACGCTCAGCCTTAGATGCTCTGCGATAAAGAGGGAAGCACTGATCATAATCCTTGACGGGAACATATCGCACTC GGAGTACAGTGTGTGGCAGCCGCAGCAGAGAGTGATCGTTAGATAGCTCGATGAGGTGATACTTGAGAAAGCTTCGAGGTTGAAGAGGTTCTTGATTTGTATGGAGCATGAGACTTGTGTGATGTGTCAGAGGACTGAGAATGATGAAGGGATTGTGACGTGG TATATGTTTGAAGAAGATGAGTGGAAGGTTGATGAAGTGAGCTCTCTTTAtctttaa
- the LOC108811753 gene encoding chaperone protein ClpC2, chloroplastic, producing MARLLANPTSRSLLAPGRDFHSEDHRKPRRCVKMMMHTSQTSVLSIQSFSGLRSSNALDRVARPSQDFFGKANLQISSRKGRGSRGVTKAMFERFTEKAIKVIMLSQEEARRLGHNFVGTEQILLGLIGEGTGIAAKVLKSMGINLKDSRVEVEKIIGRGSGFVAVEIPFTPRAKRVLELSLEEARQLGHNYIGSEHLLLGLLREGEGVAARVLENLGVDSSNIRTQVIRMVGENNEVTASVGGGSSGNSKMPTLEEYGTNLTKLAEEGKLDPVVGRQPQIERVVQILARRTKNNPCLIGEPGVGKTAIAEGLAQRIASGDVPETIEGKTVITLDMGLLVAGTKYRGEFEERLKKLMEEIRQSDDIILFIDEVHTLIGAGAAEGAIDAANILKPALARGELQCIGATTLDEYRKHIEKDPALERRFQPVKVPEPTVDEAIQILHGLRERYEIHHKLRYTDEALVAAAQLSHQYISDRFLPDKAIDLIDEAGSRVRLRHAQVPEEARELERQLRQITKEKNEAVRGQDFEKAGSHRDREIELRAEIAAVLAKGKEVNKAETEAGEEGGPTVTESDIQHIVSTWTGIPVEKVSSDESSRLLKMEQTLHTRVIGQDEAVKAISRAIRRARVGLKNPNRPIASFIFSGPTGVGKSELAKALAAYYFGSEEAMIRLDMSEFMERHTVSKLIGSPPGYVGYTEGGQLTEAVRRRPYTLVLFDEIEKAHPDVFNMMLQILEDGRLTDSKGRTVDFKNTLLIMTSNVGSSVIEKGGRRIGFDLDYDEKDSSYNRIKSLVTEELKQYFRPEFLNRLDEMIVFRQLTKLEVKEIADIMLKEVVVRLKDKEIELQVTERFKERVVDEGFDPSYGARPLRRAIMRLLEDSMAEKMLSREIKDGDSVIVDVDAEGSVVVLNGKNGSGDGFVAEEAMEDPIPVL from the exons ATGGCTAGGCTCTTGGCTAATCCTACATCCCGTTCTTTGCTTGCTCCCGGACGAGACTTCCACTCGGAAGACCACAGAAAACCAAGAAGATGCGTGAAGATGATGATGCACACTTCTCAAACATCCGTTTTGAGTATCCAGTCCTTCTCCGGTTTAAGGTCTTCCAACGCACTGGACCGCGTGGCAAGGCCGAGCCAAGACTTTTTCGGCAAGGCTAACCTCCAAATCTCGTCACGGAAAGGGAGGGGTAGCCGAGGTGTGACGAAAGCCATGTTTGAGCGGTTTACCGAGAAGGCGATCAAGGTCATAATGCTGTCTCAAGAGGAAGCTCGGAGACTTGGCCATAACTTTGTTGGCACCGAGCAGATACTGTTGGGGCTGATTGGGGAAGGGACCGGCATCGCTGCAAAGGTTCTTAAGTCCATGGGGATCAATCTTAAAGATTCTCGTGTGGAGGTGGAGAAGATCATTGGGAGAGGGAGTGGGTTTGTGGCTGTGGAGATCCCGTTTACTCCTCGTGCAAAGCGTGTCTTGGAGCTGTCACTAGAGGAAGCTCGACAACTTG GGCATAACTATATTGGGTCAGAGCATCTTCTGCTTGGACTTCTCCGTGAAGGGGAAGGTGTTGCAGCTCGTGTCCTTGAGAATTTGGGTGTAGATTCTAGCAACATCCGGACACAG GTTATACGTATGGTGGGAGAAAACAATGAAGTGACGGCAAGTGTGGGTGGAGGATCTAGCGGAAACAGCAAAATGCCAACACTAGAAGAGTATGGGACCAACTTAACTAAACTAGCTGAAGAG gGTAAACTTGATCCGGTTGTTGGAAGGCAGCCACAGATTGAAAGAGTGGTCCAGATCTTGGCTCGAAGAACCAAGAACAATCCATGTCTTATTGGAGAACCTGGAGTTGGTAAGACAGCAATAGCTGAAGGACTTGCACAGAGGATTGCCAGTGGAGATGTTCCTGAAACAATTGAGGGAAAGACT GTTATAACCCTTGACATGGGTCTTCTAGTGGCTGGAACGAAGTACCGTGGAGAGTTTGAAGAGAGATTGAAGAAGCTTATGGAGGAGATCAGACAAAGTGATGACATTATTCTGTTTATTGATGAAGTGCACACACTGATCGGTGCAGGAGCCGCTGAGGGCGCCATTGATGCTGCTAACATCTTAAAGCCAGCTCTTGCAAGAGGTGAATTGCAG tgTATTGGTGCAACAACATTGGATGAGTACAGGAAGCACATTGAGAAAGATCCTGCGTTGGAGAGACGTTTCCAGCCTGTCAAAGTACCTGAACCAACTGTAGACGAAGCTATTCAGATCTTGCACGGTCTTCGTGAGCGATATGAGATCCACCACAAGCTCCGATACACTGATGAAGCTTTGGTTGCTGCTGCGCAGTTGTCACATCAGTACATCAG TGATCGGTTTCTTCCCGACAAAGCCATTGACTTGATTGATGAAGCTGGATCTCGGGTTAGGCTACGTCACGCTCAG gtCCCTGAGGAAGCTAGAGAGCTTGAAAGGCAACTCAGACAGATCACTAAGGAGAAGAATGAAGCTGTAAGAGGCCAAGACTTTGAGAAG GCTGGTTCTCACCGTGACCGAGAAATAGAGCTTAGAGCCGAGATAGCTGCTGTTTTAGCCAAAGGCAAAGAAGTGAACAAAGCCGAGACCGAAGCTGGCGAAGAAGGAGGACCTACTGTCACCGAATCCGACATCCAGCACATCGTCTCCACCTGGACAGGAATCCCGGTAGAGAAAGTCTCCTCCGATGAGTCTAGCCGTCTTCTCAAGATGGAGCAGACCCTTCACACAAGAGTCATTGGCCAAGACGAAGCCGTCAAAGCTATCAGCAGGGCCATCAGACGTGCACGTGTTGGACTCAAGAACCCGAACCGCCCCATAGCGAGTTTCATCTTCTCTGGTCCAACCGGTGTGGGGAAATCAGAGCTTGCCAAAGCCTTGGCTGCTTACTACTTCGGTTCAGAGGAAGCGATGATCCGTCTCGACATGAGTGAGTTCATGGAACGTCACACTGTTTCGAAACTCATCGGTTCGCCTCCTGGTTACGTAGGATACACGGAAGGTGGTCAGCTAACCGAGGCGGTTCGACGCAGGCCTTACACGCTTGTCCTCTTCGACGAAATCGAGAAAGCTCACCCTGATGTTTTCAACATGATGCTTCAGATCCTAGAAGACGGGAGACTAACTGACAGCAAAGGGAGAACCGTTGATTTCAAGAACACGCTACTTATCATGACATCGAACGTAGGAAGCAGCGTGATTGAAAAGGGTGGTAGAAGAATCGGGTTTGATCTTGACTACGACGAGAAAGACAGCAGCTACAACAGGATCAAGAGCTTGGTGACTGAGGAACTGAAACAGTATTTCAGACCTGAGTTCTTGAACAGGTTAGATGAGATGATTGTTTTCAGACAGTTGACGAAGCTTGAAGTGAAGGAGATTGCTGATATAATGCTTAAAGAAGTGGTGGTGAGGCTTAAGGACAAGGAGATTGAGCTTCAGGTGACCGAGAGGTTTAAGGAGAGAGTGGTGGATGAAGGGTTTGACCCGAGTTACGGTGCGAGGCCGCTGAGAAGAGCGATAATGAGGCTTTTGGAAGATAGCATGGCGGAGAAGATGCTTTCGAGGGAGATTAAAGATGGAGATTCTGTGATTGTTGATGTTGATGCTGAAGGAAGTGTGGTTGTGTTGAATGGTAAGAATGGAAGTGGTGACGGTTTTGTTGCTGAAGAAGCCATGGAGGATCCAATTCCTGTCTTGTAG
- the LOC108811754 gene encoding coiled-coil domain-containing protein SCD2 — MDRRRAGSPVFGRQWSDTSNSTESSSPAMSPAHRKQLGGVGGFSTAKRSQNVAAKAAAQRLAKVMALQNKDNGDDDEDEEDEDEDLSLRFAPTSLKPARRAPSSLSSTGSNGDSNKPPAVSFALRSNRSPSPALGRNFVEQVPSVRSASAGRPSSISARSTTPTPTPTPNLMPPSRVSVKAPNSIPPLDPPTRNRDKRFFADLPSVNSKEKGDHREASALRDELDMLQEENEIVLEKLRRAEEKRAEAEARAKELEKQVASLGEGVSLEAKLLSRKEAALRQREATLNAAKQKNNGKSDELISLRSELESLKDEATTAAERLQEAESEAKSLRTMTQRMILTQDEMEEVVLKRCWLARYWGLAVQYDIFADIALSRHEHWSALAPLPFELVTSAAQKAKDLSWDKGGNDRSRAARDLSDLTGEGNIETMLSVEMGLRELASLKVEDAIVLAFAQQRKPSLIRQTVSDPKGHGESRFVDAYELGEAEQEDVAFKQAWLMYFWGRAKLLGVEEDIAEERVQLWISRSNGKSTTSHDSLDVERGLIELRKLGIEQQLWEASRREIEQLSSPTSSPSNHDLDADP; from the exons ATGGATCGGAGGAGGGCAGGCAGCCCGGTGTTCGGCCGCCAGTGGAGCGACACATCGAACAGTACCGAATCATCATCTCCGGCGATGTCTCCAGCTCACCGGAAACAGCTAGGAGGCGTGGGAGGTTTCTCCACCGCCAAGCGGTCTCAGAACGTCGCCGCCAAAGCCGCGGCTCAGAGGTTGGCTAAGGTCATGGCGCTGCAGAACAAAGACAACGGAGACGACgacgaagatgaagaagacgaggaCGAAGATCTGAGCCTCAGATTCGCTCCTACTTCCCTGAAACCTGCTCGTCGCGCACCTTCTTCTCTATCCTCCACTGGGAGCAACGGAGATAGTAACAAACCGCCGGCCGTTTCCTTCGCTCTCCGCAGCAACAGATCGCCTTCTCCTGCG TTAGGGAGGAACTTCGTTGAGCAAGTGCCTTCGGTGCGTTCTGCTTCAGCCGGTAGGCCGTCGTCGATATCTGCTAGATCCACAACTCCGACTCCGACTCCGACTCCTAATCTAATGCCTCCAAGCAGGGTGTCGGTGAAAGCTCCCAACTCTATTCCTCCACTTGATCCTCCTACTAGGAACCGAGATAAAAGGTTCTTCGCTGATTTACCGTCGGTAAATTCTAAAGAAAAGGGTGACCACCGGGAAGCTTCAGCTCTCCGTGATGAA CTGGATATGCTACAAGAGGAGAATGAGATTGTATTGGAGAAG CTTCGCCGTGCAGAGGAAAAAAGGGCGGAAGCAGAAGCTAGGGCTAAGGAGCTTGAGAAACAG GTTGCTTCTCTTGGTGAGGGAGTGTCTCTGGAGGCAAAACTGTTAAGCAG GAAGGAAGCAGCATTGCGTCAAAGAGAG GCTACTCTAAATGCTGCTAAACAGAAAAACAATGGGAAGTCTGATGAACTTATTTCTCTACGTTCAGAACTTGAG AGCTTGAAAGACGAGGCTACTACCGCTGCAGAACGGCTTCAAGAAGCAGAGTCCGAAGCGAAATCTCTTCGCACAATGACTCAGAGGATGATTTTAACACAGGATGAAATG GAAGAAGTAGTCCTGAAGAGATGTTGGCTTGCGCGATATTGGGGTTTGGCTGTGCAATACG ACATTTTTGCGGATATAGCACTATCCAGGCATGAGCACTGGTCGGCGTTGGCTCCTCTTCCATTTGAGCTTGTCACCTCTGCAGCACAGAAGGCCAAGGATTTATCTTGGGATAAAG GTGGGAATGATCGGAGTAGAGCTGCTAGAGATTTGAGTGATCTAACTGGAGAAGGAAATATTGAAACTATGCTTTCAGTTGAGATGGGTTTGAGAGAGCTAGCATCATTGAAG GTTGAGGATGCTATCGTTCTTGCATTTGCCCAGCAGAGAAAACCAAGTTTGATACGTCAAACTGTTTCTG ATCCCAAAGGTCATGGAGAATCCAGATTTGTAGATGCATATG AATTGGGTGAGGCGGAACAAGAAGATGTTGCCTTTAAGCAG GCATGGCTGATGTACTTCTGGGGCAGAGCAAAGTTACTGGGTGTGGAAGAAGACATCGCAGAAGAACGTGTGCAGCTATGGATCAGCCGTAGCAACGGGAAATCAACTACTTCTCACGATTCCTTAGATG TGGAAAGAGGATTGATAGAGCTGAGGAAACTGGGAATAGAGCAACAGTTATGGGAAGCTTCCAGAAGAGAAATTGAACAGCTTTCATCTCCTACTTCTTCTCCTTCCAATCACGATCTCGATGCTGATCCATAG